From Vibrio splendidus, a single genomic window includes:
- a CDS encoding AzlC family ABC transporter permease has translation MDNNTMDKRTQLWKGVMAAMPLSIAVIPWGILAGSYAIDAGLNQLQAQAMSAILFAGSAQLVAAGMFKAGIGLGTMLLTTLFITSRHFLYSVSMRDKISHLPARWRLLLGFWLTDELFAICSGQSQQEFNRWYAAGVGGGFYLVWNIASFVGIVAGSQIPSLNEIGLDFAVAATFIALVFPLIRTLPTVVCVVVSLVTSVAMAVNQVEGGLMIAAISGMLAGFISESFVERNNGQKQANEGESA, from the coding sequence ATGGATAACAACACAATGGATAAACGTACGCAGTTATGGAAAGGCGTTATGGCAGCGATGCCGTTAAGTATTGCCGTCATACCGTGGGGCATATTAGCGGGCTCGTATGCGATAGATGCTGGACTGAATCAGCTTCAAGCTCAGGCTATGTCTGCCATTTTATTTGCGGGTTCAGCTCAGCTGGTGGCTGCGGGTATGTTTAAAGCGGGCATTGGTTTAGGGACTATGTTGTTAACCACGCTGTTTATTACGTCAAGACACTTTCTTTATAGTGTCTCTATGCGTGACAAAATTAGTCACCTTCCTGCACGTTGGCGTTTATTGCTTGGTTTTTGGCTCACTGATGAGTTGTTCGCGATTTGCAGTGGGCAATCCCAACAAGAGTTTAATCGTTGGTATGCCGCAGGCGTGGGCGGCGGATTTTACCTCGTTTGGAATATTGCCAGCTTTGTCGGCATTGTCGCAGGTAGTCAAATTCCATCACTTAACGAAATTGGCCTCGATTTCGCGGTCGCCGCAACTTTCATTGCTTTGGTTTTTCCTTTGATTCGAACACTGCCAACGGTGGTGTGTGTTGTGGTGTCATTGGTGACCTCTGTGGCAATGGCGGTCAATCAGGTTGAAGGAGGGCTAATGATTGCTGCGATTTCAGGTATGTTGGCGGGCTTCATTAGTGAATCATTTGTTGAACGTAACAACGGTCAGAAACAAGCCAATGAAGGAGAGTCTGCATGA
- a CDS encoding AzlD domain-containing protein, with product MIWLSIVLMTAIVFFSRYVFLEPTIPLRLNSTARRLLRYSSPAVLTAIWGPIVFAPEQSFWPSLENPYLIGALVTGLLIWKTGNVLLTIGVSMAVFLFYNLVAVDYLFS from the coding sequence ATGATTTGGTTATCGATCGTACTCATGACAGCGATTGTTTTTTTCAGTCGATATGTGTTTCTAGAACCTACAATTCCTCTTCGGCTAAATAGCACAGCGAGGCGTCTACTACGTTATTCAAGCCCTGCGGTATTAACGGCTATTTGGGGACCGATTGTATTCGCTCCTGAGCAATCATTCTGGCCAAGCCTCGAGAATCCATATTTGATCGGTGCTCTTGTGACTGGGTTGTTGATATGGAAAACAGGCAATGTGCTGTTAACGATTGGAGTCAGTATGGCCGTGTTTTTGTTCTATAACTTAGTCGCAGTTGATTACCTTTTCTCTTGA
- a CDS encoding NIPSNAP family protein has protein sequence MITCYVRYVIDPKKTKEFETYAKMWIPLVAKFGGQHNGYFLPSEGASNIALALFSFESLAAYEEYRIKSLSDAECIKAFEFADEVDCIVSYERSFFRPIFD, from the coding sequence ATGATTACTTGTTATGTTCGATATGTGATTGATCCTAAGAAAACAAAGGAGTTCGAAACCTACGCTAAAATGTGGATTCCTTTGGTCGCTAAATTTGGTGGCCAACACAATGGTTATTTCTTGCCGTCGGAAGGGGCGAGCAATATTGCTTTGGCATTGTTTTCCTTTGAAAGCTTGGCTGCCTATGAAGAGTATCGGATTAAATCGCTGAGCGATGCTGAGTGTATTAAAGCGTTTGAATTTGCAGATGAAGTTGATTGCATCGTGAGTTATGAGCGAAGCTTTTTTAGACCTATTTTTGACTGA
- a CDS encoding ribonuclease H family protein codes for MAKKYYVVWKGRTPGIFTTWNECKSQVDGFAGARYKSFPTLGEAESAFGGKTSSASGSSATKPSSAGKATKAKVPPLSQQQITDMPFDIKIFTDGGCEPNPGEAGTGLAVYLNNDLTELWYGLYQPMGTNNTAELQGLKQAFIIAKEKLQAGLSVAIYSDSKYSIDCITKWATGWEKKGWTKSGGEIKNLDIIKPAYAMYQELASQITIHHVNGHVGIEGNELADRMSIVAIASKEQDLNRYTETDDLTEILALRAG; via the coding sequence TTGGCTAAGAAATATTATGTGGTTTGGAAAGGTCGTACACCGGGTATTTTTACCACTTGGAATGAGTGTAAATCGCAAGTTGATGGCTTTGCTGGTGCGAGATACAAATCGTTTCCTACATTAGGTGAGGCTGAATCTGCTTTCGGTGGTAAAACGTCGTCTGCGTCAGGTTCTTCGGCTACAAAGCCAAGCTCTGCGGGTAAGGCGACTAAAGCGAAGGTTCCGCCTCTCTCTCAACAACAAATCACTGATATGCCTTTTGATATCAAGATCTTTACTGATGGCGGTTGTGAGCCAAACCCAGGTGAAGCCGGTACAGGCTTAGCGGTGTACCTGAACAACGATTTAACTGAGTTGTGGTATGGTCTTTATCAGCCAATGGGTACTAACAATACCGCCGAGCTACAAGGTTTGAAGCAAGCATTTATAATTGCAAAAGAGAAACTGCAAGCTGGCTTGTCTGTTGCGATTTATAGTGACTCAAAATACTCGATTGACTGTATTACTAAGTGGGCAACGGGCTGGGAGAAAAAAGGTTGGACGAAGTCGGGTGGTGAAATCAAAAACCTCGATATCATCAAGCCAGCTTATGCGATGTACCAAGAGCTCGCTTCTCAAATCACTATCCACCATGTTAACGGTCATGTTGGTATTGAAGGTAATGAACTTGCAGACCGAATGTCTATCGTTGCGATTGCTTCTAAAGAACAAGATCTGAATCGATATACAGAGACAGACGATCTTACTGAGATATTAGCGTTGCGAGCGGGTTAA
- a CDS encoding glycosyltransferase, whose product MKKVAFVAPTYPVLSETFIQTEVDSVKACGHQVCVMAFEVEESEKDFDYDIVKIGKDVRAGKITSINWVGFVKALSFVSKQTSMPKKSLFAYGFKLALQLAEKDVNHVHAHFCQHTTAHAIVAAKLLNITCSFVAHGHDVYEFAYDIEHKITSSDFVVAVCKDMLTDFNHMAKGNIKLLHCGVNTKQFQLHPKTETKQLRFVFLGRLVEQKGIHFLIDALAPIAEPLDIHLDIVGTGDLESQLKAQVEQQGLIRNVSFLGSKPHGWVKEHLPSYDCLVAPFCFSETGCVDTGPLVLKEAMAVGTPVITTNIMGCKEIVTPDTGFLVNEKNVEELRESIERFAQLSSEDKTEMGMMARTRVEKRFNSLKQAQQLSHWIENPV is encoded by the coding sequence ATGAAAAAAGTAGCATTTGTAGCGCCTACCTACCCTGTACTGAGCGAGACATTCATTCAGACAGAAGTCGACTCCGTGAAAGCGTGTGGGCATCAGGTATGCGTAATGGCATTCGAAGTAGAAGAAAGTGAAAAAGATTTCGACTATGACATTGTGAAAATTGGCAAGGATGTTCGGGCGGGCAAGATAACTAGCATCAACTGGGTGGGTTTTGTCAAAGCGCTTTCGTTTGTATCTAAGCAAACTAGCATGCCGAAGAAGTCACTTTTCGCTTATGGATTTAAGTTGGCGTTACAACTCGCAGAAAAAGACGTTAACCATGTCCATGCTCACTTCTGCCAACACACCACTGCCCACGCTATTGTCGCCGCTAAGCTTCTCAACATCACTTGCTCGTTTGTCGCCCATGGCCATGATGTTTACGAATTCGCTTACGATATTGAACATAAGATTACATCGAGCGATTTTGTGGTCGCGGTCTGTAAAGACATGCTCACCGACTTTAATCACATGGCAAAAGGTAATATTAAGCTCCTGCATTGCGGTGTAAATACCAAGCAATTTCAACTACACCCAAAGACTGAAACCAAGCAGCTTCGCTTTGTTTTCCTTGGAAGATTAGTTGAACAAAAAGGTATCCACTTTCTCATTGATGCCTTGGCACCCATAGCCGAGCCTCTCGACATTCATCTCGATATCGTCGGTACTGGAGATCTAGAGTCCCAGTTAAAAGCGCAAGTCGAACAACAAGGGCTAATTCGAAATGTCAGCTTTCTTGGTTCAAAGCCTCATGGGTGGGTAAAAGAGCACTTACCGAGCTACGATTGTTTAGTCGCTCCTTTCTGCTTTTCAGAAACAGGTTGTGTCGATACTGGACCGTTAGTACTAAAAGAAGCCATGGCAGTCGGGACACCCGTGATTACAACCAACATTATGGGCTGTAAGGAAATTGTCACACCTGATACCGGATTTTTAGTGAATGAAAAAAACGTCGAAGAGTTAAGAGAAAGCATTGAGCGTTTTGCGCAATTAAGTAGCGAGGACAAAACAGAAATGGGAATGATGGCAAGAACCAGAGTAGAGAAGCGATTTAACTCTCTTAAACAAGCTCAACAACTGTCTCATTGGATAGAAAACCCAGTTTAA
- a CDS encoding glycosyltransferase family 2 protein produces MAKVSIVIPTYNCLDYLPKAIGSVLKQTHQDIELIIIDDNSNDGTSTYLASIHDERIVKIATLGVGAPQARNLGIERATGEFIAFLDADDFWYPEKIERQIEFHQRNPELAMSFTNYEHLTEDYQVIIDCFSYWSQFQEKDELFFNIEKPLEFIIENNVIGTSTVMVRADVFSQTDSFNADIKYGEDWELWLRLSENHQIGVLNSVQVGYLMRSSSVTQTESFKLRNLQSIETILQRYQNGSERWNLPSSSFKIAKARILEGYADYYRSLHHNKQAVAYSFRSLVMAPQKRTLRHLIGDCKSFLTPAW; encoded by the coding sequence ATGGCTAAAGTTAGTATTGTTATTCCTACTTATAATTGTTTGGACTATCTTCCGAAGGCAATCGGCAGCGTACTCAAACAGACTCATCAAGATATCGAATTAATCATTATTGACGATAACAGCAATGATGGAACGTCAACTTATCTCGCATCCATACACGACGAACGTATAGTTAAAATAGCGACTCTGGGTGTAGGTGCACCTCAAGCCAGAAACCTAGGGATTGAAAGGGCGACTGGTGAATTCATCGCTTTTTTAGATGCTGACGATTTCTGGTATCCAGAGAAAATCGAGCGACAGATCGAGTTCCATCAACGAAACCCTGAGTTGGCGATGAGTTTTACCAATTACGAACATCTCACTGAAGACTACCAAGTGATTATCGACTGCTTTAGCTATTGGTCACAGTTCCAAGAGAAAGATGAGTTGTTCTTCAATATTGAAAAGCCACTAGAGTTCATTATTGAAAACAACGTGATTGGTACATCGACAGTGATGGTTAGAGCTGATGTGTTCTCTCAAACAGACAGTTTTAATGCTGATATAAAGTATGGGGAAGATTGGGAGTTATGGCTTCGACTCAGTGAGAATCATCAGATTGGTGTGCTGAATTCAGTGCAGGTTGGTTATTTAATGAGGTCGAGTTCTGTCACTCAAACTGAAAGCTTCAAATTGAGGAATTTGCAGTCTATAGAGACTATTCTTCAGCGTTACCAAAATGGCAGTGAACGTTGGAACCTGCCTTCTTCTAGCTTTAAAATCGCAAAGGCGAGAATACTAGAAGGCTACGCTGATTATTATCGAAGTCTACACCACAACAAACAGGCGGTTGCTTATAGCTTTCGATCTTTGGTTATGGCCCCTCAAAAGCGAACGTTACGACACCTAATCGGTGATTGTAAGAGTTTCCTAACACCCGCATGGTAA
- a CDS encoding lipopolysaccharide biosynthesis protein: MGSLKQSAYYAIGIVMMKGISLVMIPYITHKMTLAEYGSLEAIVLLADIGTILFSFGIVEAMYRYVGVADGDEKRELISNCFTLSVLVCVLGGLLIALSMPLLLLMLPVEFQPYQILLLLIPTMLDGAISIPLTLMRMNAMAKRFCLLNVLKAGAQAFMTFALLEAGYGIDGVLISAAVSSVLLMICLVRYQWQEMGTFGCFKYSTKILKFGLPALVGGASMYMITGLDRWVMASFVGVEELAIYAVSGKFALILGLLLQPYALWWFPNRVAILQQTGGSKHCADKALVGVNFAIVLGALMILTVPGFIALILPSSYQYAGTIVVALLAISVIKNAGDYLNLGCFSGNSSQSQMWIQGGCAILAAIGYVTVTPIYGVWGVIVVLCGTYILRLLLLYFVSQTMEPLPYQHSKWIVALSIAVVAVTCDRLLGLVLVDVHDFILGSFMAVMTLVAFIKYSVIMIPQAVLDRFTSNKPSQVS; encoded by the coding sequence ATGGGGTCTTTAAAACAGTCAGCCTATTACGCCATTGGTATTGTGATGATGAAAGGAATATCACTAGTGATGATTCCTTACATTACTCACAAAATGACGCTAGCAGAATACGGTTCTCTAGAAGCGATTGTTTTGTTAGCCGATATTGGAACGATATTGTTTAGCTTTGGTATCGTTGAGGCAATGTACCGTTATGTGGGCGTGGCTGATGGCGATGAAAAACGGGAACTCATCTCGAACTGTTTTACGTTAAGTGTTTTGGTGTGTGTACTAGGAGGGTTATTAATTGCGCTCAGTATGCCGTTGTTACTCTTAATGTTGCCCGTCGAATTTCAACCCTACCAAATTTTACTACTGCTTATTCCTACGATGCTTGATGGGGCAATCTCTATTCCTCTTACCCTAATGCGAATGAACGCGATGGCGAAGCGATTCTGCTTGCTTAATGTATTGAAAGCGGGTGCTCAAGCCTTCATGACTTTTGCGCTGCTTGAGGCCGGATATGGTATTGACGGTGTGTTGATTTCGGCTGCAGTCTCTAGTGTGCTGCTAATGATCTGTTTAGTCCGCTATCAATGGCAAGAGATGGGAACATTTGGTTGTTTTAAATACTCCACTAAGATCTTGAAGTTTGGGTTACCCGCTTTGGTCGGGGGGGCATCAATGTACATGATCACGGGTTTAGATCGTTGGGTCATGGCAAGTTTCGTTGGAGTCGAAGAGCTGGCGATTTATGCAGTCAGTGGTAAATTTGCGTTGATTCTCGGATTGTTATTACAACCCTATGCACTTTGGTGGTTCCCAAACCGTGTCGCCATTCTTCAACAAACAGGCGGCAGTAAACATTGTGCTGATAAAGCCTTAGTCGGCGTTAATTTTGCCATCGTATTGGGTGCTTTGATGATTCTAACTGTTCCAGGTTTTATCGCTTTAATTTTGCCAAGTAGCTATCAATATGCGGGTACGATTGTTGTCGCATTGCTTGCCATTAGTGTTATCAAGAACGCAGGTGACTATTTGAATCTTGGCTGTTTCAGTGGAAACTCAAGTCAATCACAAATGTGGATTCAAGGCGGATGCGCGATCTTGGCCGCTATTGGTTATGTCACCGTGACGCCCATTTATGGCGTGTGGGGTGTTATTGTTGTTCTCTGTGGCACTTACATATTGCGATTACTACTTTTATATTTCGTTAGTCAAACAATGGAGCCGTTACCTTATCAGCACAGTAAGTGGATTGTAGCGCTCAGTATTGCGGTAGTTGCGGTCACTTGTGATCGATTGCTCGGGTTGGTGCTCGTTGATGTTCATGACTTTATTTTAGGAAGCTTTATGGCAGTGATGACGCTTGTGGCCTTTATTAAATACTCGGTCATCATGATCCCTCAGGCGGTACTTGATAGGTTCACGTCAAACAAACCTTCACAGGTAAGTTGA
- a CDS encoding LysE family translocator → MEIWKLLLFIPACFALNMTPGPNNLLSMNNARCYGFQAALVAGLGRIAAFSGMIALAASGLAVVLYTSETLFFLIKLFGAMYLLWIAFNLWRSQASPIVGIDRNKNWFGLVKQEFTLAAGNPKAILIFTAFLPQFVDVSANVNAQFFVLGSTFLVLEMLAISIYAAFGLYLRNWFSKPQMAKRFNKACSVFLALSGANLLVSRQ, encoded by the coding sequence ATGGAAATATGGAAGTTGCTGCTGTTTATCCCTGCTTGTTTTGCGCTCAACATGACGCCAGGCCCAAACAATTTGTTATCAATGAACAACGCTCGCTGTTATGGATTTCAAGCTGCTTTAGTTGCTGGGTTAGGAAGAATTGCTGCCTTTTCTGGCATGATCGCGTTAGCTGCATCGGGCTTAGCCGTTGTGCTTTATACTTCTGAAACCTTGTTCTTTCTCATCAAGCTGTTTGGCGCCATGTATTTATTGTGGATTGCGTTTAACTTATGGCGCTCACAAGCCAGCCCTATTGTTGGAATTGATCGTAACAAAAATTGGTTCGGCCTAGTCAAACAAGAGTTTACACTCGCAGCTGGCAACCCTAAAGCCATTCTTATCTTCACCGCATTCCTTCCTCAATTTGTCGATGTTTCAGCGAACGTAAATGCTCAATTCTTTGTTTTAGGAAGCACGTTCCTTGTGTTAGAAATGCTCGCTATTTCTATCTATGCTGCTTTTGGCTTATATCTACGAAATTGGTTTTCAAAACCTCAAATGGCCAAGCGCTTCAATAAAGCCTGCTCTGTGTTTCTTGCTCTATCTGGTGCGAATTTGTTAGTGAGCCGTCAGTAG
- a CDS encoding phosphotransferase has protein sequence MSNQDLSQMGAAQVSLTERNGFPCIHKQGAGEVEVAFYQHAAQHLDGVNTPQLLAVDGCDLFLEYIPNSVCLAELQTTNDVFQQLASLHCSQYRPTFEVKRHQWSLDDTTAALSSLQLPQVTQDSLKYIQSQSDAIFNHDTLISGDSNEGNWGRRDNDQLVLFDWERFGFGSPAIDLAPLVSRMGSLSDYERIVDRYLCHNTLIPREDLIKQLIMAKSWIVVEVTNILVTRNNPEASKYINWFREQLPTWLASVEGRL, from the coding sequence ATGAGTAATCAAGACCTTTCACAAATGGGCGCTGCGCAGGTTTCTTTAACTGAGCGTAATGGCTTTCCTTGTATACATAAACAAGGGGCTGGCGAGGTTGAAGTCGCTTTTTACCAACACGCAGCGCAGCATCTTGATGGAGTGAATACGCCTCAACTTCTTGCGGTCGATGGTTGTGATCTTTTTCTCGAATACATTCCTAATTCGGTTTGTCTTGCCGAGCTACAAACGACAAATGATGTGTTTCAGCAGCTCGCTAGTCTTCACTGTTCTCAATATCGACCAACATTTGAAGTTAAGCGCCATCAATGGAGTTTAGATGACACCACGGCGGCTTTATCTTCCCTACAATTGCCTCAAGTTACGCAAGACAGTCTTAAGTATATTCAATCGCAGAGTGATGCGATTTTTAACCATGACACGTTAATTTCGGGTGACTCCAATGAAGGGAATTGGGGGAGAAGAGATAACGATCAGCTCGTGTTATTTGATTGGGAGCGTTTTGGTTTTGGCAGCCCTGCGATAGATTTGGCACCACTCGTTTCGCGAATGGGTTCCTTGTCTGATTATGAGCGCATTGTTGATCGGTATCTTTGCCATAACACCTTGATTCCGCGTGAAGATTTAATAAAGCAATTGATCATGGCTAAAAGCTGGATCGTAGTCGAAGTCACGAATATATTAGTCACGCGTAACAACCCTGAAGCTTCGAAATACATCAATTGGTTTAGAGAGCAATTGCCAACTTGGCTGGCTTCAGTTGAAGGCAGATTGTAG
- a CDS encoding GNAT family N-acetyltransferase, whose amino-acid sequence MNVVCAEKQELADIYQLERALFGDHAYPQFFFRQAFDCWGKGLLMAKQDSQVAGYVLMTPTDKPQEYWILSLAVDGQFRGMGVGRSLMEQAITTLPKESKVLLTVDPNNASAWALYVSMGFVTIKEESNYFGDDEPRLVMQLIV is encoded by the coding sequence ATGAATGTTGTTTGTGCGGAAAAACAAGAACTGGCTGATATCTACCAGCTTGAACGTGCTTTGTTTGGCGACCACGCCTATCCGCAGTTTTTCTTCCGTCAGGCCTTTGATTGCTGGGGGAAGGGCTTGCTGATGGCGAAACAGGATTCGCAAGTTGCGGGTTATGTGTTGATGACACCAACAGACAAGCCACAAGAATATTGGATTTTGTCACTGGCCGTTGATGGTCAATTTCGAGGTATGGGAGTGGGACGTTCGTTGATGGAACAGGCGATCACGACGCTGCCTAAAGAATCCAAGGTGTTGCTTACCGTTGATCCAAATAATGCGTCGGCTTGGGCGCTTTATGTGTCTATGGGTTTTGTCACTATCAAAGAAGAGTCGAACTATTTTGGCGATGATGAGCCAAGGTTGGTGATGCAGCTCATCGTCTAG
- a CDS encoding DUF3429 domain-containing protein: MRSDFMETTQTRNTMAKLGYMGLIPFLFGLLLSLTDSQFISLSGETLFITYSVVILSFLSGILWGNGIENFESQSSNKALILSNVIVLAAWVAVLLGEQKEFLTTLILIIGYIAVWRAERSMREENQSEGPDGYFDMRTRLTSSVVLMHGIVMLT, from the coding sequence ATGAGGTCAGATTTTATGGAGACAACTCAAACACGCAACACCATGGCCAAGCTCGGTTATATGGGTTTAATCCCCTTTTTGTTCGGTCTACTGTTATCACTGACCGACAGCCAGTTCATTAGCTTGAGTGGCGAAACACTCTTCATCACCTACAGCGTGGTTATCTTGAGCTTTTTGTCGGGTATCTTGTGGGGCAATGGGATAGAGAACTTCGAAAGCCAATCGAGCAACAAGGCGCTGATTCTAAGCAACGTGATTGTGCTAGCCGCGTGGGTAGCTGTGCTACTTGGGGAACAAAAAGAGTTCCTCACTACTCTGATTCTTATCATTGGCTACATTGCGGTTTGGCGAGCGGAAAGGTCAATGAGAGAAGAGAACCAAAGCGAAGGCCCCGACGGCTATTTTGATATGAGAACCCGATTAACCTCTAGCGTGGTGTTGATGCACGGTATCGTGATGTTGACCTAG
- a CDS encoding glutathione peroxidase produces MKPSLLCSTALIASLTSSIAFAASCPEILNGKQRLLNSNEEIELCEEFQGKTLLVVNTASQCGFTPQFEQLEQLHQTYKDQGFTVVGFPSNDFRQDRGSEEKSAKICYLDYGVTFPMMARATLSGSNANPVFAEIQQQAGVTPKWNFYKFLINKEGKVVATFPSSTSPTSSTLKNAIEQHL; encoded by the coding sequence ATGAAACCTTCACTGCTTTGCTCCACAGCCCTGATTGCAAGCCTAACGAGCTCTATCGCTTTTGCAGCAAGCTGCCCTGAGATACTCAACGGCAAACAACGGTTGCTAAATTCGAACGAAGAGATAGAGCTGTGTGAAGAGTTTCAAGGCAAAACTCTTTTGGTTGTAAACACAGCCAGCCAATGTGGTTTCACTCCTCAATTCGAACAACTCGAGCAATTGCATCAAACCTATAAAGACCAAGGCTTCACGGTTGTCGGCTTTCCAAGTAATGATTTTCGCCAAGATAGAGGAAGCGAAGAGAAGTCCGCTAAAATCTGTTACCTAGACTACGGAGTTACCTTTCCTATGATGGCGAGAGCCACATTATCTGGCAGTAACGCCAATCCTGTGTTTGCAGAAATACAACAGCAAGCAGGTGTCACACCCAAGTGGAACTTCTACAAATTCTTGATCAATAAAGAAGGTAAAGTGGTAGCAACCTTCCCTAGCTCTACATCGCCAACCAGTAGTACCCTCAAAAATGCTATCGAACAGCATTTATGA
- a CDS encoding ABC1 kinase family protein, with product MSAKERNLPTHRISRFSKFASLATRVAGNVITEGTKQLAQGNRPKAKDLMLTPQNIARLTDQLAHLRGAAMKLGQMLSMDAGDVLEPELADILSRLRSDADPLPTKQLNQVLESSLGINWKAEFLSFNFKPIASASIGQVHQAYSDAGDKLAIKVQYPGIRKSIDSDVDNVGTLLNIVGLIPKSVDYKSLLEEAKKQLHDEADYAREADYATRYYHALKEHAHFIVPKIHPQMSSESVLAMDFIEGVSIEKIEGYDQSTRDFVMRSLLELMFRELFDLQMVQTDPNFANYLYVENTRQIGLLDFGATREYSDRFSDGYRLAFTSVINHDEQGLNKALEQIGFFSETIHPDQRQAILNLVTMACEPMLVDEEYDFKASGLAQKLREAGTILSMEQEYWHTPPADALFLHRKIGGMYLLAARLGARVNISRLVDPYLISDDT from the coding sequence ATGTCGGCAAAAGAAAGAAATCTACCTACCCATCGTATTTCAAGATTCAGTAAGTTTGCCTCGCTGGCGACAAGGGTCGCGGGTAATGTGATAACGGAAGGCACCAAACAGCTCGCACAGGGCAATAGGCCGAAAGCAAAAGACTTAATGCTGACGCCGCAGAACATTGCTCGCCTGACTGACCAACTCGCACACTTGCGCGGTGCAGCGATGAAACTTGGCCAAATGTTGTCAATGGACGCTGGCGATGTCCTCGAACCTGAGCTCGCCGACATTCTTTCTCGCCTGCGCTCAGACGCCGACCCACTGCCGACAAAGCAGCTCAACCAAGTGTTAGAAAGCTCACTCGGCATCAACTGGAAAGCCGAATTCCTTTCCTTCAACTTTAAACCTATCGCCAGTGCGTCCATCGGACAAGTTCACCAAGCCTACAGTGATGCGGGAGACAAACTTGCCATCAAAGTCCAATATCCAGGCATTCGAAAAAGCATCGACAGTGATGTGGACAACGTAGGTACATTGCTTAACATCGTCGGTTTGATACCCAAGTCTGTCGATTACAAAAGCTTATTAGAAGAAGCAAAGAAACAGCTCCATGATGAAGCAGATTATGCTCGCGAAGCTGACTACGCGACTCGTTACTATCATGCACTGAAAGAACACGCTCACTTCATTGTACCTAAGATTCACCCTCAAATGTCTTCAGAATCAGTGCTTGCGATGGACTTCATTGAAGGCGTCTCGATTGAGAAAATAGAAGGTTACGATCAAAGTACTCGTGATTTTGTCATGCGCAGCTTGCTCGAACTCATGTTCAGGGAGTTGTTCGACTTGCAGATGGTGCAGACCGACCCTAATTTTGCCAACTACCTCTACGTTGAAAACACGCGCCAGATTGGGCTGTTAGATTTTGGAGCAACCCGTGAATACAGCGACCGCTTCAGTGATGGCTATCGCTTGGCTTTTACCTCTGTGATTAATCACGATGAACAAGGCCTCAACAAGGCGCTAGAGCAGATTGGGTTCTTTAGCGAGACGATTCACCCCGATCAGCGCCAAGCCATTCTCAACTTAGTGACAATGGCGTGTGAGCCCATGTTGGTTGACGAAGAGTACGATTTTAAAGCCAGTGGACTCGCTCAAAAGCTACGCGAAGCCGGAACTATACTCAGCATGGAACAAGAGTATTGGCACACACCACCAGCAGACGCCCTGTTCCTACACCGTAAAATCGGAGGCATGTATCTGTTAGCCGCTCGCCTTGGCGCAAGGGTGAACATAAGTCGTTTGGTCGATCCGTATCTCATCAGCGATGACACTTGA
- a CDS encoding thiol-disulfide oxidoreductase DCC family protein, translating to MTQLTIFYDGTCPLCAKEMAALAKHDVENKIQTIDIYSEAFSNYPQIDAEAANTILHALDENGKLLLGLDVTYQAWKLVGKGWLYAPLRWAMFKPMADWCYLRFAKNRYKVSFWLTGKSRCNGNSCTK from the coding sequence ATGACACAACTTACGATATTTTATGATGGGACATGTCCATTGTGCGCAAAAGAGATGGCGGCACTTGCCAAGCATGATGTCGAGAACAAGATTCAAACCATCGATATCTACAGTGAAGCGTTTTCAAACTACCCGCAGATAGATGCAGAGGCAGCCAATACGATTTTGCATGCACTCGATGAGAATGGAAAATTACTGCTGGGCTTAGACGTAACTTACCAAGCGTGGAAGCTGGTTGGCAAAGGTTGGCTATATGCTCCATTGCGCTGGGCGATGTTCAAGCCAATGGCCGACTGGTGTTATCTACGGTTTGCCAAGAACCGATATAAAGTCTCTTTCTGGCTAACCGGAAAGTCACGCTGCAACGGAAACAGCTGCACAAAATAG